In Dryobates pubescens isolate bDryPub1 chromosome 12, bDryPub1.pri, whole genome shotgun sequence, one genomic interval encodes:
- the RPL8 gene encoding 60S ribosomal protein L8, translating to MGRVIRGQRKGAGSVFRAHVKHRKGPAKLRAVDFAERHGYIKGIVKDIIHDPGRGAPLAKIAFRDPYRFKKRTELFIAAEGIHTGQFVYCGKKAQLNIGNVLPVGTMPEGTIVCCLEEKPGDRGKLARASGNYATVISHNPETKKTRVKLPSGSKKVISSANRAVVGIVAGGGRIDKPILKAGRAYHKYKAKRNCWPRVRGVAMNPVEHPFGGGNHQHIGKPSTIRRDAPAGRKVGLIAARRTGRLRGTKTVQEKEN from the exons ATGGGCCGTGTGATCCGGGGCCAGAGAAAAGGTGCGGGTTCCGTTTTCCGCGCCCACGTGAAACACAGAAAGGGTCCGGCCAAGCTCCGCGCCGTCGACTTCGCTGAGAGACATGGGTACATCAAGGGCATCGTCAAG GACATCATCCATGACCCTGGCCGAGGCGCTCCGCTTGCCAAGATTGCCTTCCGTGACCCATACAGGTTTAAGAAGAGGACTGAGCTGTTCATTGCAGCTGAAGGGATTCACACTGGTCAGTTCGTTTACTGCGGCAAGAAAG CTCAGCTGAACATCGGCAATGTGCTGCCTGTTGGCACCATGCCGGAAGGCACCATCGTGTGCTGCCTCGAGGAGAAACCTGGTGACCGTGGAAAGCTGGCCCGTGCGTCTGGCAACTACGCCACTGTTATCTCTCACAACcctgaaacaaagaaaaccagagtGAAGCTGCCTTCTGGCTCCAAGAAAGTGATTTCTTCTGCAAACAGAGCTGTTGTGG gaattGTTGCTGGTGGAGGTCGTATTGACAAGCCCATCCTGAAGGCTGGCCGTGCCTATCACAAGTACAAGGCAAAGAGAAACTGCTGGCCGCGTGTCCGTGGTGTGGCCATGAAC CCTGTAGAACATCCCTTCGGTGGTGGTAACCATCAGCACATTGGCAAGCCTTCAACCAtcaggagagatgctcctgcTGGGCGCAAAGTTGGTCTCATTGCTGCCCGTCGTACGGGTAGGCTGCGTGGAACAAAGACTGTGCAAGAAAAGGAGAACTAA